The following proteins are co-located in the Paludibaculum fermentans genome:
- a CDS encoding replication-associated recombination protein A: MSLFDAAPGLQDNAPRPLAERMRPETLDGYVGQEHILGPGKPLRVQIEKDRLTSIILWGPPGVGKTTLASLVARQTKCAFIPFSAVLSGIKEIKGVMVEAERNRRQGLRTVLFVDEIHRFNKAQQDAFLPYVERGDIILIGATTENPSFEVISALLSRSKVYALRALTLEELVLLLRRALPVVGIEAEDDLLEQIGAYAGGDARTAYNILEIAAAASESGKLERQAVEDAVERKMLLYDKGGEEHFNLVSALHKSVRSSDPDAALYWLARMLEAGEDRMYLARRLVRMAVEDVGLADPRAAEQAIACMQTVHFLGVPEGDQALAQAAVYLAVAPKSDAGYRALNAAREFVRNNAAFPVPMHLRNAPTRAMKEWGYSKGYEHAHANAAGLTGMDCLPDGMEGIKFYEPSARGTEARIKDRLEEIRKWVAEQRSSEPDASKP, from the coding sequence GTGAGCCTGTTTGACGCGGCTCCGGGCCTGCAGGACAACGCGCCGCGGCCCTTGGCGGAGCGGATGCGGCCGGAGACCCTGGACGGCTATGTCGGCCAGGAGCACATCCTGGGTCCGGGCAAGCCGCTGCGCGTGCAGATCGAGAAGGACCGGCTGACGTCGATTATCCTGTGGGGCCCGCCGGGCGTCGGGAAGACGACGCTGGCGAGCCTGGTTGCGCGGCAAACGAAGTGCGCGTTCATCCCGTTCAGCGCCGTGCTGAGCGGAATCAAAGAGATCAAGGGCGTCATGGTGGAGGCGGAGCGGAACCGGCGGCAGGGGCTGCGCACGGTACTGTTCGTCGATGAGATCCACCGGTTCAACAAGGCGCAGCAGGACGCGTTCCTGCCGTATGTGGAGCGCGGCGACATCATCCTCATCGGCGCGACGACGGAAAACCCCTCGTTTGAGGTCATCTCGGCGCTGTTGTCGCGGTCAAAAGTGTACGCACTGCGCGCTTTGACTTTAGAGGAGTTAGTACTACTACTGCGGCGGGCGCTGCCGGTGGTGGGCATTGAGGCGGAAGACGACCTGCTGGAGCAGATCGGGGCGTATGCCGGCGGCGATGCCCGGACGGCCTACAACATCCTGGAAATTGCGGCGGCGGCGAGTGAGAGCGGCAAGCTGGAACGGCAGGCGGTGGAGGATGCCGTGGAGCGCAAGATGCTGCTCTACGACAAGGGCGGGGAAGAGCACTTCAACCTCGTATCGGCGCTCCACAAGAGTGTGCGGTCGTCGGATCCAGATGCGGCGTTGTACTGGCTGGCGCGTATGCTGGAGGCGGGCGAGGATCGGATGTACCTGGCGCGGCGCCTGGTGCGGATGGCGGTGGAGGATGTGGGGCTGGCGGATCCGCGCGCGGCGGAGCAGGCCATCGCCTGCATGCAAACCGTTCATTTCCTGGGTGTTCCGGAAGGAGACCAGGCGTTGGCCCAGGCCGCGGTCTATCTGGCCGTTGCGCCCAAATCCGATGCCGGATACCGGGCCTTGAACGCGGCCCGCGAGTTTGTGCGGAACAATGCCGCATTTCCGGTACCGATGCACTTGCGCAACGCGCCGACCCGGGCCATGAAAGAGTGGGGCTATTCGAAGGGGTATGAGCACGCGCACGCCAACGCAGCCGGACTGACCGGGATGGACTGCCTGCCGGACGGCATGGAAGGCATTAAATTCTATGAACCTTCGGCCCGCGGAACCGAGGCTCGCATTAAGGATCGCTTAGAAGAGATCAGAAAATGGGTCGCTGAACAGCGTTCTAGCGAGCCGGACGCTTCCAAGCCGTGA
- a CDS encoding RidA family protein, with amino-acid sequence MRSLILCVLALSGSLVLSGADKVAVVPDGASASGPFSPGIRAGDTLYCSGQVGRTKDGKIPENFEDEVKAALDAANEILKKGGYTIEDVVSAQVYLTDMELFSRMNAVYTKYFPEPRPARTTVGVAKLVGTAKIEITLTAWKRPAR; translated from the coding sequence ATGCGTTCCCTCATTCTTTGTGTACTAGCCCTCTCCGGGTCCCTGGTCCTTTCGGGCGCCGACAAGGTCGCCGTAGTACCGGATGGCGCCTCGGCCTCGGGCCCGTTCTCCCCCGGAATCCGCGCCGGCGACACCCTCTACTGCTCCGGTCAGGTGGGCCGCACCAAGGACGGCAAAATCCCTGAAAACTTTGAAGATGAAGTAAAAGCGGCCCTCGACGCAGCCAACGAAATCCTCAAAAAAGGCGGCTACACCATAGAAGACGTTGTCTCCGCCCAGGTCTACCTCACCGACATGGAACTCTTTTCACGTATGAACGCGGTCTACACGAAGTACTTCCCTGAGCCGCGTCCAGCCCGTACTACAGTTGGGGTAGCCAAGTTGGTTGGTACCGCCAAAATCGAGATCACCCTCACGGCTTGGAAGCGTCCGGCTCGCTAG
- a CDS encoding PilZ domain-containing protein yields MNFIGSEPIIPGKRGKTDRRASDRFPIERELRFKLISKRLGDEAGAGTTVNLSSGGVLFQTEKALIPGKRLEMAISWPAQLDNKCALKLVARGRIVRCEKGMAAVEIQQYEFRTVGVHGLAV; encoded by the coding sequence ATGAACTTTATCGGATCAGAACCAATCATCCCCGGTAAGAGGGGCAAGACGGATCGCAGGGCGTCGGACCGCTTTCCCATTGAACGCGAGCTAAGATTCAAACTCATCAGCAAGAGGCTTGGTGATGAGGCCGGTGCGGGAACCACCGTTAACTTAAGTAGCGGCGGCGTGCTCTTTCAGACAGAGAAGGCGCTGATTCCAGGGAAGCGACTGGAGATGGCTATCAGTTGGCCTGCCCAATTGGACAACAAGTGCGCCCTGAAACTGGTGGCGCGCGGCCGGATCGTACGATGCGAAAAAGGCATGGCGGCCGTCGAGATCCAGCAATATGAATTTCGGACCGTAGGGGTCCACGGACTGGCTGTTTGA